The DNA sequence GAACAGCTGCCCTTACTGAGCTCTTCCTGGGTGCCGGGCTTTCTGCTGGGGGCTTTATCGGCATTCACCCTCACAGgccccatttcacaggtaaggctcagagaggtaaaataacttgcccaggttcGAACCACCAGCAAGTGGTTCAGACCAAGTCTCTCTGGCCCAAGGCTGTTTTGGAACACACCCCAAACTCTCCACCTCTGCAGAGATGCTAAAAGCCAGCATGAGCCTTCATACATACGGTGGGATGTGTGCTAGAACTTTAAAGATAACTGGGATTTGGacggggagagaggggaggagagggtgagGTTTGGGACAGCTGGCCTCGGCCTCGGAGCCCTGGGCTCCAGCCTAGCTCTGCTGCCAACTCCTTTGTGGCCTCAGATATGTCTAGCCTGTCtggtttctcttttgaaaaaccCTTGTTCAGCCCAGACTGCCAAGACTGCTGTGCATTTACGACAAAGAGAACACCAGGGGGCGGCACAGGATTGTGTCTGCAATCAAGTGTCACTGGCTTTACCTAAAAACAGCACCAGCTGGCAAGGCTCCagggctcacgccagtaatcctagcactctgggaggccaaggcgggcggatcgtttgagctcaggagtttgagaccagcctgagcaagagcgagaccccgtctttactaaaaagagaaagaaatcatctggacaactaaaaatatatatagaaaaaaattagctgggcacggcgGCTcgtgtctgtagtctcagctactcgggagactgaggcaggaggatcgcttaagcccaggagtttgaggttgctgtgagctaggctgacaccacagccctctagcctgggcaacagagtgagactctgtctcaaaaaaaaaaaaaaaaaaaaaagcaccaccgACTCCTAACCGAGGTGGACGTGGACAGAATGCAGCAGCTCTGAGCCGAGGAGACCTCAGGGACAGCCAGGGGAGAACTGGACAGAGCCACCTCTGAGACAGAGCCCAGCTGTCTGGAGTTTGGGAAAGGAATCCGGAGGACACTAACAAACACAACCCCCTGCCAAGAAGTCCTGCTGCCAGAACCTTTTTTGGTCTGATCGGAATGTATTTGTATCTGGAGACATTCCAACCAGAACTCTTCCTGGTAGGACTTCCCTCTCTGGACCTTTGTTGATCTGTTGCTGTTTCTTCAGCAAAAACGTGGAGTCGGCCCACTCACTTCCTGGACTCAGTGCAGAGGAGGGAGTAGACTCAGGGCCTCGACCGGTCGGAAACGTGGCGCTGACACTGGGGTCCACTGGGGGACTGAGAAGTGCCTTGGACTGGGGGTGGGCTGTGAGGGGAGGCTCACACCCAGCAGAGACCCCTGAGACTGAAGCAGAGGGTGGGGACCCACGAGGCAGCTAACACTGGGTCAAAAATGGGTGATTTCCAAGCCCACCAGCCAGAGCATCTTCAGCTCCTAGTTGGGTTCACAGCCTCTCCTTGGCTTGTCCCTGGTCCTGCCAGATATACACTGACCTCCACGAAGTCCCCAGAGCCTCCTCACCTGCCCTCCGAACCCCCCCACCATGCAGACCCAGAGGCGCCTGGCCCTCCTGCAGACAGACCGGTGTCCTCAGCACGGCCTcgtggggctggggacagctcACTCACTCTGGTGGTGGAGGAAGCTGTAGAGCTCCTTCATGACTGCCGTCTTCATGATCTCCCTGAGGAAGGTGTCCTGCTCGGCCAGCTGCTGGCCACTGAAGTGCTCCCCGTGGCCCGTCGCCCGCTGGTAGTTGTTGAGGAGGTTGATGAAGGCCGCATAGGTGGGCTTGGAGAACAGCTTCTCATTGACATAGGTGAAGAGTCTGGGGGAGGCAAAGGGGACCCACTGAGAGACCCACACCTGGAGCAGAGACCCCTCCAGAGACTCCTAGACAGGCCGGGGGCAGGCTCAGGAGCTGAGGGGACTTTAGATACTCTTGAAGGTTATGCGTGAGGTCACGTTTCTTCCACCCAGCCTGGCCAGTCACAGAAACCCTCTCAACTGGATATCCACAGTCCCTCAAGACGGCTTTATTTGTCTCTGGGgtcctattttttttcctctccctttgaTCCAGCCTGACTTGAGGAGAAAAGAGCTGAGGCATCACAAACACAAGGATGAGGGAAAGACTTtgggggggtgggaagagggctGAGGGGAACTCACGGCTGTGGGCAGTGATCCACTTTGTCTCTGGTCTCCGAGGGGGAGATGCAGCTTTGGCTATTGAGAACAATGTCTTCCTTCCGCGCTTTGTTGGTGTCTGCCCTGTAGATCTTCTCAGAGGTGCTCTGAAGCTCCTCTTTGGTTATGGCGTCACTGCTGTGGGAGAAGCCCTCTGGGAGGAATTGGGGGAGGCTGGTCTCAGAGCCAGGGGGGTGGGCAGGAAATGACCTGTGGGCATCCCTCCCGGGCACCTTCGAGAAGCCAGCAGCGAGGGAGAGGGGCCACAGTCAGATACCCtagtggggggagggcaggggcataGAGCCTACGGGACCCTTAAAATCAGCACATGGCATTGTCCACAGAGTGGCCACAAAACGTCCACCTTGCCCCTTCCCTCCAGGAGGGCTGTCGCACGTGGGCGTGCTCCACaatcacctgcagggcttgttAACAGAGTGGTGAGCCCctgcccagagtttctgattcagtgagcCTGGAGGGAAGCCCTAGAGTTTGCATGTCTCACAGGTTCCCAGGTAATGCTGAGCTGcttgctggtccagggaccacactttgagaaccactgctctagagtcCCTCTGTCTCTGAGGCTGCGTGAAGGGAGCAGGAGACTGACCGTGGTTGCCACACAGACTCTGGAAATCCTCGCAGCAGTTCCCAAACTCTTGGCAGCGGGCATTGCAGTGGCACGGCTGGTGCTTGTCAAAGGCCTCGCGGCAGCGGCCCTGGCAGGAAGTAGGTGCCGAGTACAAGTCTGAGGACAGAGGGGAGGCATGTCCCAGGCTGGCCTCTAGGGACGCTCTGCACACCCCGCAGGCCGGCCCCCTCAGCCTGGCTCTCCCCACTGTTCCTATTAAAGATCTCCATCCagggaaggaaaacaaacaagctTAATCCGTGCACACCCTTCACAGTCAGGAAGTCCTTTCTGATGCCGGACTTCGCTTTCTGGCATGCTGTTTTTCTAATCTTCccgttctaaaaataaaatctcttccaCTTCCCTCTCCAGTCCTCAGACTCTCTTTCCTGGCTACTCCCCTGCCCCCTGAGGGGCTGGCTGAGCCCCTTAGCTTCTTCCCGCTCACGCTCAGGCCCAAGAGTCCCTCGAGCCCCTCTCAGCCGGCCTAGGCCTGGGCCTGCCGCCTCTGCCCTGGCTGTCCTCTCCTGTCACTCATCATGTCCCTCCCACTTTATCCTGTAGGCCCCCATTTGTGGGGGGCAGGCTCACTGCTGGTGGGGGCCTCTTccgcctcttcctcctcttcctccagctccAGGAATGGCTCTGGCTCTTCGGGGTCCTCTGCAGCTgtagatagaaaaataaagtcaccAACGTCCCAGGGAATCCCCTCTCTCTTTTGTCCTGGTCCCCAGCTCCCTGGCACAGGGACAAAGGAAGGCATTGGAAGCAAATAATAAACGGAAGCCGGGTCTCATGGACAGCACGAAATAgaggacaaaaaccaaaaatggaaGACAGATTATTGAAAACtgtcataaaaaatgaaaataacctcCCCAGGTGACAAATCTCCAAACACTTTATCATTCTGGTACCCTGTGTGCTGTctgtgggaaggggaaggggcagCAGGAGGTGGTCCCTGCTGGATTAAAAACTGGTTTTTGGCTACGACTTTTCTTAACTAAAGCTGACAGATGAATGGAGAGTCTTGCTGCTCTCAGAATGACGAGATCTGCACTTTGGAACATCTCGTACCTATGATAAGTCCCAGTCAGAGTCAAGGGTAAATCCTCAGGGCCTCAAGGAATAAGAACTGTTTCCTGAGATATCAgcttcctctcccttctttgCCCTACTTGGAAATGGCCACGAAGACTGTGTTTAGGGGAAGGGCACATTCAGAAAAGCACACTCCTACTGCTGCTTCATTCTCTTAACCTGCAAGCTGAGTGACTCGCCTCtgggcagaggagggtggggtgggggtagggaagaagaggaaggaatgtTCCTGGGGACTTTGAGTTCCCCTCTCATCACACAGTGGAATAATTCCctctacacagacacacacatacacacccaagAAACGACACTGTTACAAGGTGACTCAGAATCTATTAGTGAGTTTGctgaataaaattttgtttttttttttttttttgagacagagtctcactctgttgcccaggctagagtgagtgccgtggcgttagcctagctcacagcaacctcaaactcctgggcttaagtgatctactgcctcagcctcccgagtagctgggactacaggcatgcaccaccatgcctggctaattttttctatatatatttttagctgtccatataatttctttctatttttagtagagatggggtctcgctcttgctcaggctggtctcgaactcctgagctcaaacgatccgcccacctcggcctcccagagtgctaggattacaggcgtgagccaccgcgcccggctgaaaTTTTGTTATTATCATCAGAACCACGAGTCAGGgtattcattcaatcaacaaacatcTTCTGatcacttactctgtgccaagctgTGTTCTAAGAGCCGGCAATCCATAGGGTTCTTAATTCAGCCACATTTTATGCTAAATAAACTTTGGGGAGCTGAGCTGGAGTCCTAACCatcatttacaatattttttctatGGGAAAGGGGTTCTGAATTTCAAATCAGAAACGTGGAGATGACATGACTACTAAGCTGGGTATTGTCTTTATCTTGAAATGCCAGCCTGATGGCCCAGGGTGAACAGAGCTTCCTGTGTCTGCTGAATGCTAAGAAAAAGTGGGGACCCAGGGGCAGCAGAAAAGGGGTAGGCTCTGACTCTGGCACTGagctctgggcctgggcctccctgcctgggcctcaTCATCAGGACCTCTGCTAATATACATGGTGTTTTTGTGTAAATTGAAAAAAGCGTCCATGTGAGTGGAAGCAGCTCTGTGGGTACATGGCTGGGTCAGCAGATACCACCTTTGGGTAAATTAGGAAAAGGCACTCCTTTCTCTGAGCATATACAACTCTGTACCAGGGCACACACTTGACGAGCAGGGGACAGACTGGATTTTAGTCGAACCTGCCTGCTCAGCCAGGTGTCCTTGTGCAGTGCACAATCTGGGCAACCATAGGCAGTGGTCTTGCTGACCATTGCCTACCATGGCTTCAGTGACCATGTTTTCCAAACTGGGAATTGGGGCACATGGTTTGACAGTGAACCCAGCAAGGCTTCGTGTGACAAAGCAGAAGATCATTTATGTGGGAGTCCACAACACTAGAAGCACCTAAATAAGGAgatcattcaaaaataattttaaaaaatatttcatttaaaaccaTGCAGAATTGGCCTTTAAGGGTGATGCATGtccctttgttgttgttgttgttgctgttgttgttttgagatagagtctcattgcCACTCTGGCTAGAgttgcaatggcatcatcatagctcacagcaacctcaaactcctgggctcaagcaatcctcctgcctcagcctcccgagtagctgggactacaggcatgcaccaccatgcccggctaattttttcaacttttagtagagaggaggtcttgctcttgctcaggttagtcttgaattcctgagctcaagggagccacctgcctcagcctcccagagtgctaggattataggcatgagcacgTCACCAAGCCTGCATGTCCCATTTTTAATCGGTGGGCTGGGAATGACAGTTTGGAAATATTGTGGCCACTCAGTCCACTCACTAGAGGAAGAGTGCTATGAATTATGTCAGTTACTGTGACACCATGCAGTCTTCCTGGGGACATGCAAGTTGTGAGAGTTCActgccatttttatatttttgtgatttaaaGTACTGAATAAATAACAATTGGTAATACCATACATGCTAAAATATCATTTTGCTCCTTTTTGGAATTAGGTTCTTAAACTTTCAAAATACCGTTAATCCTGATAATTTAGAAAGACATTCCAGATAAATAACATCTACTATATTTTAAGTTGGGGACATCCTAGAAAACCTGAGACGAGTGATGGTCAAATCCTGGACCCCTGCCTCTGTCCCTCAGTGCTCTCGTTCCAGCCCCTTAGAGCCTCTCTCATGGGTCCTGGACCCTGCCCTGGACTGCCAGACACCCAGGCCAGTGGCCCCTCGGGCAGGCTGGACGTGCACATGGCCTTCATCCCTCCATCAGACCCTTCATCCCTCCAGGAGCCTCACCAGCACACAGACGTTCATAGTCTTCACAGCAGTCCCCGTGCCGGGGACACCGCCGGTCACACTGGCAGGCAGCGTCCCGGTTAAATTTCTCATTACAGCGAGATGCGCATGACTGCATTCTTCCTATGGGCAGTAAAGGTCACAAACTCAGCTCCGTGGGAATCCTATTCTCCTCCTCAAGGTCACTCTTGCAGGAGGGTTCACAGACAGGGGCAGGGACACgcctggcagggaggggcatTGCTCCTGGTGCAGGAGAAGTACATCCACAGCCTCCCAGACACAGCATaagcctcctccccaccacccaacACCCACCAAGTATTTCAGGGCTCATAATATAGACCAGGAtcacaaactcaaatgcctacTTGGGTTAGGCCTGAACATAAACAAGGAAAGAACCAGGGTGCGAGGCAGTAGGAAGAAGTGGGGACTATGACAAACTTGATATTAATAGCAATGCCCCGTCTGAAGTTTGCAGCCGCCACTCAGCCCAGCTGATTGCTGCCATGCTGGGATGTGGGCTCAGTGTTACGAGAGCCtccagtttttcaaaagaagccttcatttttatgtgaaaatttcCAAGCTTTTAAAACTTCAAGCAGGCCCAAGAAAGAGGTCTGTGAGCTAGATGCGGCCCACAGGCCACCATTCACCTGCCACGTAGAGGAAAGGAAGTCACTGCTGCCCCCGTGATGccacctgccctctgccctctgccctctgcccttgcTCTCATCCCATCCCTTTTCTGTTTGTTGCTTCTTTGTTCTTCTCGCCCCTTCACCTGGTCTCCTCCGCACCCTATTTTCCCTGCTTCACATCTCTGctccttccaggctttggaacGTGTTCAGCGGAGTGAGGCGGGTGTGGGTGAGAGCTGGGCTCTGGCACAGGATTCTGTTATGTAACCGCAGACCGCATCCCCCACTCCAGCCAAACAGTTTGCAGGAGCAAGCTTTCGGTCACAAGGAACATCAGACAAGATACTTTGAAAGGAACGGTACAAACCCACCGTCCACTCTAGGCTTTAAGGGCACTGACAGAGTCTTTGTTCCATCTGAGGTTCCTGAGGTTTGGATTCCATGAAGCCTGGGTGTAGGGGCCAGGCTGTGGGTCATGGAGAGTGTCGAGAGCAGTGTCAGAGTTGCCATCGGCATCAGACTGTGTCAGTGAGAATCCTAATCTGGACCAGGGTTGAGGTTAGTTAGATGAAGAGCTATAGTTAGGATTTGGGCTTGAGTTAAATTTATTGAGAAAGTGATAATTTTGTATTGATATTTGGGTAAGGAGTAGGGTTAAACTTAAGATGACATTCAGGGTGCGGGAATGTGTCGGGATTAGCAGAGGAGAAATAATCCCAGTTCTGCCTTAGATTATATTTGGAGCTGGATTCTGGTTATGACTGCACACAGGGATCGTATCTCAATTTAAGCCTGGATTGGATCGGAGGTGAATATTAGCTAGATGGGTTTAGTTACTGGTTTGGATTCCGGGATTAGGGTTTATCTTGTGTTAATAAGAGATGGCATAGCTGAGAGGTTAAGAACCTAGTCTCTGGCGCCAAACTGCTTGTGGTTGGAATTCTGGTTCTGCTGCtaactatgtgatcttgggcaagttatttaacctcctgTACCTCTGCTTTCTTACTTGTAAGAGTGGAATAACAATGGAGCCTATCTGatagaatatttataagaattaaatgagttaatatttgtaaatcacttaGTACATCATGACACATAGCAGTGCCATTTAGATATTTGTTAGGGAAATAAACATTGGCGATATTTCATGCCCATCTTCAAAGTAGCAGGTGTTCAGACTGGGTGGAGCAGTTTTCCCTGGGGAGCGGCCCTGTCGAAGTATTTCATTTAGTTGACACCCTCCCTAGGATTCAGCCGGGCTGGGTTGTCAGTGAATCTCTGTTGCTGACGGTCCTGGCTACGGGTCTGCATTCTTTACATCAGAGAGGTGTCAGGTCAAGGTTAACCCAGGTTAACTTCACATTGTCCGCAAGGCCCCGAAGGCAGCCAGGAAGGCAGTACTTTGGTCCAGTGGACCTTCCCGAAAAGCAACCAGACCCAAGTCCATTGTTCCTTCAAGCCCACAGGAACTCCTCGTGAATCTTAAATGATGCTCCCTTGGAATCTGAATGcaaaaatcttaaggaaaaattTTCACCCCTTCAGCTGCCTGCTCAGTCAGCTGGCAGTACACCCAGAATCCAAAGGGAGAGAATTCAGGCGAATCAGGGCAATGTTTTTAATGGGCCAGATCAGCAGAGTCCAAGGAAAGAATTCACTCCATTCCAGCAGCTGGCACGGTTGAGAAGAGCTGCAAGTGAATAGTCAGCTGGACAGCTCAGGGGAGCACCCCGCCCACCCGAGCTCAGTGGACTTTTTCATCTCTGTTCAAGACCTTTGTCTCCAGCAAAAGCCCCGTGCCATGGGTTTCTCACATTTCTCTGTGAACTTGGTCTGTGTCAAGGTGACCTTGGGATTtcaggggggtgggcaggggtgagAGGGACTTTTCCCCATAGGCACCTTGCTGTGCTGTTCTTGGGACACTCAGGTGACTAGTCACCCTGACTACTCACTCCAGCGCGCCCACCCCACGCCTCCTGTTGACACAGACGCTCTGTGTAAGCCTTGCGCCCCAAGCCAGGTGCCTGAATCACTGCTTCAGCCACCTATGGTCCCgtccctctgcctctcctctctgACTCTCTGCCTTTCTTCATTTGGGCCTTTCCTCTGTCAGGTTCAGATGCTCCCTTCATTCCCCGTGAAGAGCTGAGGTCCTCTGTGCCACCATGAAATGCTAAATTTCTTTGTACCCTGTAAGACTTCAATTTGCCAGAACATTAGTCCTTATCCATACTGGCCACCAAGAGGGCTTGGTTCCAAGTCCAAGTGGACACAGTGTCCCTATATGCCAGCCCTCAGCCCCTCTGATGGCTGGAGCATCCTACACCTGTGCCTCTCAGGGGCCCCAGATGCTGTTTCCATGGAGACCTAGATATCCAGGAAGCTTCAGCTCCAGGACCAGAAACAACCAAGGTCCTCGGCAGGTACCCAGCTCATAAAAGAGGACGTGAGGCTGGCAAGGACTCCCCCACGTGATTCATATTCTTGCATCTAAGTCCTGAGGGGTTGGCAGACTACAGACAAGAACAGAGCCTCTTCCCTCCAAACCCACTCGACCCTCACTTCCCGTCTGACCCACAGCTGGATCAGATCTGTGCTCTCACGCCCCAGCAGCAAGGGCTCCACCTgcacttcttttttgtttgtttgtttgtttagagacagtgtctccgctctgtcgcccaggctggagtgcagtggtgcgattatagctcactgcagcctccaactcccgggctcaagcca is a window from the Eulemur rufifrons isolate Redbay chromosome 16, OSU_ERuf_1, whole genome shotgun sequence genome containing:
- the ENDOU gene encoding uridylate-specific endoribonuclease encodes the protein MRACVPLIVAMLCGLAWAGKMQSCASRCNEKFNRDAACQCDRRCPRHGDCCEDYERLCAAAEDPEEPEPFLELEEEEEEAEEAPTSNLYSAPTSCQGRCREAFDKHQPCHCNARCQEFGNCCEDFQSLCGNHEGFSHSSDAITKEELQSTSEKIYRADTNKARKEDIVLNSQSCISPSETRDKVDHCPQPLFTYVNEKLFSKPTYAAFINLLNNYQRATGHGEHFSGQQLAEQDTFLREIMKTAVMKELYSFLHHQNRYSSEQEFVDDLKNMWFGLYSRGNEEGDSSGFEHVFSGEVKKGKVSGFHNWIRFYLQEKEGLVDYYSYNYDGPWDSYPDVLAMQFNWDGYYKEVGAAFIGSSPEFEFALYSLCFIARPGKMCTLSLGGHPLAIQTYTWDKTTYGNGKKYIATAYVVCSTR